The genomic segment ctgacgacgtcgacctcggcggctcCAAGAACCTTGCTCCTCAGGGAACTCTTACCGCGGACAAGCTCCCCTACAAGATTGCTGCCATCGGCTCCAGCAAGGTCGCCAGCACCATCCCCGGCACCGCTGGCCAGAAGCTGTAAACGGCACGAACGAGGctgagagaaagagggaaagggttGGTCTGAAAGTGAAGGAACGAAACTCGACATTTCTTTGTACATACTTGACTCAGTATTTACgagtggcggcgacgggcttgTTGATATACACCCCCTTAATGTGTACATATTACGGGGGTCGAGTGTTTTGCCAGAGCTGGAATCATGGAAGCATTGTATATAAATCTGCCGTCTACCTCGTAGACTGAACAAGATTTCTTCCTATCTGATTTTGTTTTCACTTCCGATGATTGTGAAGATAAAAGACCGTGATAAGTGATGTTGTAGGTGGCTGCGACGACAGGGCAATTGTGTAGGAATATGACTGACAGCTGGCTGCCAGCTGtttcatctcggccgccacATCGGCCGCCAGGCCGGACTCCGGCCGGCAAAGACAAGTATTGCAACCCCTCCAGACCTGTACTGCACCTTGCAGATATCTTCTTTCTTACTCTCCTTCATGCAACATTAGTCACATCAATGGAGGGGTTCTATACCAATCAGCTGAAAAATCTCGACCGTCTCGAGCCACCTGTGACACCAATATATTGGGATCGTGCGATGAAGCACAAGCGGACTGCGTACCAACTAATTTCGCATCTCTTATGATAGTACAGCGAGGAGCCTATGACAGTGCGATGTTTTTTCAAGAGCCTACATGCTAATGTCTTATCTAGTCCTTCTTTTGGATCCGTGGGAAGCAGAGCCAGACAATGACAACCACGGCAATGAGCGACAGAACGATGGGCTGGAGCACGCTGACACCTCTGCTGGTCGCAATGGCACCGATGATGAACGGGAAGACGGTTCCTCCCGTACCGCCAATGGCCATGGCGAAGCCGATTGCGCTGACGTGAATGTGCTTCGGCAGAAGCTTAGCCGTCATCATGACGGCCCCGGGGAACAACgggcccaagaagaagccgaggaagGCAACGGCGATGGCTGAGACGACAAACTGCGGGACGAGCCAGAAGAGGAGCTGGAGGGCAATGCAGATGACGAGGTAGATGCTGATGCAGAGCCTCTCGCCGAACCTCTCGGTCACGAAGCCCAGACAAGCGCGGCCGAGGGCTTGTCCGGCCCAGAAGCCCGTGGCGGAAACACCAGAGGCGTAGGCGGACGCTTTGCGGACTCGAAGCATGAAAGTGACGATCCAGCCACCGAGACCGACtaagaggagagagaaggcgATGTCAGGCACATGAGAAAAGATAGATGAGAAAGATGAGAAAATCCTCGGGAAAGGGTGTCCAAACATACCTTCAACACCCATGTaggcgaagaagaacagaGAGCAAAGCCAGGTGACCTTGGACTTGAGCGCAGCTCGGGTGCCGGCGCCCCCCTGACCGTCGTTCTCGTGGGCGTGCTCGGCGCGGTACACGGCGCCCGTCTTTGGCCAGAAAGTGATGACCAGACCGACGAGTTCGAGAACAGCTGCGCCGACCTAAGGGCTGATTAGCAAACCGGTGCCGGGTTCCAAAAGATGTTGCGACTCCTCGGCTCACCATGACATAGTAGTAGTTGTACCAGGGGAGCTGGGCGGTGACCACCATGGACGTGGCAATCAGCGGGGAAatgagggcgccgacggagTAGGAGGAGTGCAGGAAGCCCTGGATCGTGTTGGCCTTGTCCATGGCGCCGATCCAGGCGCAGAAGCAGGCGTCCGTCAGGCCGTTGCCGAAGCCGCTGATGGCGTTGGCCACGACGAGCACCGGGTAGGGGGGGtgcagggcgaggacgacgtaGGTGATGATGTGGCACAGGggcgccatgatggcgacgcCCCGCTGGCCGAACTTTTGGTGGATCCTGGCGTtggtgaaggcggcgaccGAGTAGCCGGCGAAGGGCGTCAGGAAGATGAGCGAGACGATGGTGTAGCTGAGGTCATAGTAGGTTTCGAGCTGGATGAAGCGGTTAGGCATGACGACGAACGAGGCTCAGCGGGTAAGGCTCAGCGGATGAGGCACAGCGGATGAACTTACGTATGGAATCAGGGCCTATGTGTGAAGCGTTAGCAGATGTTCGTTGTCAAGAAGCAGCGAGCGGTGGCCATGAGCTACTTACACCGACGGCCGCATCGTTCATGCCGGCAATgatgaaggagaaaaagGCGAAGCCCAGCCTGCCGACGTTGCCCTTGGGCGAGTTCCATCGCTCGAGGGTCCCGTGGgcgtgcggcggcgggctgtCGTCCGGGACGTCTGACGCCTgatgctcctcgaggccgtcccGCTTCGGCGAGATGTCGCCGAGTGGGCGGCCGTGGCTGGAACTCAGACGGCCGAGCTCGTACGCCTCGGGCCCGAACGACGCATGCTGATGATGCGCCACGGAACGCGTCTCGGTGGCGGTCTGCGACATGCTGGCTGCGGTTGAGGGGCTGACGAGTAGGTAGATCCCTTCGGTTGCCGTCCGTTGACGATGGTTTGATGGCGAATATTTTATACAATAAAAGGCATCGGCActgatgatgaagaaggcgacgaagGACTTCAAGTATGGCGGTCTGGTGATTCGCGCCGGTGGGCTGGGCGGAGCGGGGGACAACCAGTACGCGCTAATAACACTCACTCATAACGGGAATACAGGTATTTGCGCCGGCCACACCCCTGGTTGACAGTATCTCTAGTTGAGGTTAGTGCCCTCCCCTCACTCAGAGTTCTGAGAGACTAACCCGGAGTACTGGCGGAGTACTGGCGGAGTACTGGCGGAGTACTTTGTGTTAAGTGTTGGTTGTCCATGACTAATGCGCATGTTCCCGGACGAGAGGGCGGTTTTCATGATACATGATTCGCTGCTGGGCTGCTTCGCCTCAACTTGCATGTTTGACTCGCCGAAGACGGGAGAGATCTTCCACAAAGAGCGGATGCGAACCGACTCCCCCGAGCCCTCTCCAGAAAGTGGATGTGGATGGGGGTACGCGAAGGAACGCCCAGGATGGGAAGGTGATTTCATCGGGGCACGTTTTGAGGAAGCGAACATGTATTCCGAAGCCCCGTAGGGTTGCCAACGTGAGTGAGAGAATGCATACAAGCAGCATGGCGCGCAAAGAGCTAACTATCGGGAGTTATTGTATTGAcaaacaccaccaccgtaAGTCACTTGACAGGGAAATCCAATCAGCCTATGGCTAGTCCAGCAACTTGGATCGGAAATGAGACTCTAGATTGTAGACACGATGCCATCTGCTGTGATTCTCTCGAGGAGCAGTGATCTTATCTTCGCCTAAAGCAACTCCGCGAGGAGAGTGATCTCGCTATATTAGCCAAAAGAATCACCTTGGGAACATGTATGAGCATCCGGGCACAGATTCGCCAATGCTGAGCTGAAACCTCGGACATATTTGGCACTCTAGCTCTTTTCTCCTCCAGAGTGCTCGTTAAAGAATTGAACCAGTCGTGAGACATGCTATAAAGCAGGCTTGTTCCTGAAGTCTTCCTGAATTCTTCTCGATTCATCCGGCCCTTGACGGGTCCCGTGGAACCGGGAGAATCTGGCCGACGATGTTCGAGAAGCGGAACCATCAGCGCATCGGCGATCCATCCACATAACCCGAATGCGCCCACGAAACGTCTGCTTTCAGGTTGTCACCGTACGGAGATGATAGGTGCGCTGCACAATAAACAGATCGCAATAGCCATCGCGAAACCGTGTCTCGGATCATGGAAGCGCCTGGAAGCATGCGTGAAGACAACCATTTATTGGATTTGTCTTCCCTAAAGAAACACTGAAACAGGCACCGGAGAGAAGTTCGGAACAGGGAACCAACCATGTGGTGCGCCAAGTATGCGAGTCTTCCCGACACCAGCGGCAGTAGAAGTGCGAGAGGTGCCCGGCAGGTCTCGGATATCGCACCAGTTGGACTCTTTGATTTCAGCTGTAGAGCTTGACGGATGATACAGAGCCCATTACAAGCTTCTTTCAATGGGTGTATCATCTGGCTGTAACCTCTAATCATCTTTCAGATAGTCATCAGTTGATTTTGTTTTCTATTCAGAACAAGCTTTCTCATCTCGGCCCACGGACATGAGGAGGACCCCCTCCATCCGCTTGCTTCTAAGCACCAAGAAGGGGCCAGTTGCAGCCAGAGGCCGTCTCGTCACTTACCTGCCCATAGCATGAAGAAGCAGGTAACACAGGCTGAGACTGTGTATCAATTGTATTACCCCAACATGGTCGTACAAATCCTGGGCTCTATTTCGTTCCATAACCATGCCAGACAGCGGCCATGCGCCTACCCGTCTTCCCGCTGGCTCTGGAATAACAGTGTGACCATGGGGGAGGGACGGTACGAGGGCCCCAGATCAATGTCTTGAAACCGTGGCGTTCTTTTGGGAGGTCAGCCAAGCATTTGTAATTGCCATGCCATTCAGGGGAGAGAGGGTTAAACAAAATGACGCCCTCAGTCGTGGCCCACAGTGATCTCTCTGCCTGCAGATAGAGTTGGTCTGCCTCTGCATTCCCTCGCCGGACAAGACCAGTAAGCCAAGCTTGTCGATGTTCATACAAAGGAAATGTATCATGCTGTAGCACAGTTCGCGAGGCCAAGATGTCTTTGCACGAAAATGGCTGACTCCCACAATTTGCCCCGTCGGCGCTTCCTACAGACCATGTCCGGTTGCTCAGCTTTGGGAACGCCAAACGCAGCTGACCGCCATCTCCCAGATCTGAGAAGATAGAGACCGGTGTCATGGTGCGActccatggcctcgaggggaGTTATGTCACTGGACTCGGAAGATTCTACTTCAGTCGATATCAGGCCCTCCGTTCCATCACCGCttctttttgttcttttccACTTCTCTCGATCTTGTCCGTGGCCAACTTTCGCAAATTACAGCTTAATCAAGCTCACCTATGAGAGTGAAAAGACTTCTGAATCTGTGGCCCTTTTTAGTCTACACCATCTATATTCTGAGACTCTGCCAACAACCAGCATGTTCGGTCCCCTCGAGTCCAACGGCGCTGGACACGCCCCGTCGGTTGACGTCAAGTCTTTCGTCCGCGAAGCTGATACTGGTGATGCCACTGCGGACAAGCCCTTTGCAGAAAAGCACAAAGACGGAACCGACAACACGGCCAGcgacatcaacaccaccgaTTCTTTCGACGTAGGGCGGCCCCAGAGCGACGGGAAGATCCGGGCCTCTCTCGTCCGCAAGTTCGACCGCCGGCTCGTCCCCGCCATGTTCCTGGCCCacctgctcttcttcctcgacaagagcaacatcgccctcgcccgcaTCAACGGTCTCGAACGAGACCTCGGGCTGTCAGGTAACCAGTTCAACACGGCCCtggccatgttcttcctcctcaacgTCTTGTTCAACATCCCCGGGAACCTGGCCCTTCGCCGCGTCGGTGGTGCCATCTGGCTCCCGTCCCTGATCACGGCGTGGGGTCTCGTCACGACCTTTAGCGGCTTCATCACGAGCTTCGCGGGGCTCTGCGTCACACGCGCCCTCCTGGGCCTGACTGAGAGCTCGTTCCTGGGCGGCGTCTTGATCTACCTCGGCTTCTTCTAtaccgccgacgagctcatTCTACGCGTCGGGCTGTTCTACTCGAgcaccgccctcgccggtTTCTTGGGTGGCCTGATGGCCGCCGGCTTCGGACAGATCAAGGTCTCCGGCTACATGGGCTGGCCTTGgatcttcttcatcgaggGAATCTTGACGGTCGTCCTTGGACTCGGCCTGCTTTTCGTCCTACCGCACACGCCCGCGGTTGCGAGGTTTTTGACGCCGTCCGAGAGGGAACTCGCTATTCGGCGCATGCAGGCTCAAGACCAATGGCACTACCTAGACACTCCTCGacccgtcgacgtcgatccAGAGGCAGTAGGAGGCGTACGTGCTGGTGAAGAAGCCTTCGTTAACAAGGACTCGCTCACCTGGGTCACGGTAAAGAGGGCCATATTCAACGGCATCacgatggccatggcgatcGGCGCGTTCTTCTCCATCCAAGCCATCTACAGCTTCGCCATGTTCCTGcccaccatcatcgccacgATGGGGTACAAGTCTCTCAAGGCGTCGTTGATGACAGCACCGCCGAACTTGGCGGCGCTGGTCTTCACCATCAGCATAAGTCTCTGGAGCCGGCGGTCCGGGAAGACGGCGTTGCCGCTGAACGTCTGCAGCATCACGGGCATTCTGGGATACACACTGCTCATCATCGGTGCGAAGGCAGGACCGCGCCCCTTGTTCCTGGATGCCGACGTCCAATATGCCGGGACGTTTCTGGTCGCCATGTCGGTTAACGCAACACCACCGTTGGCCCTTACCTGGATGAGCATCAACGCGTCGCCGCACTATGTCCGGGCAATCGCTTTGGGGTTCCTCCTGTCGATCGGCAACGCGGCTTCGTTCCTTGCTTCTTTTACGTATATCAAGACCGAGGCACCGGGGTAAGGAATCTTCACCGATAGTTATGCCGCACCCAGCTGACACAATGATGCTCTCAGATACTTGAAGGGACACTCCATCAATCTCGGGTGCCTCGCGGGACTTCTGCTCGTCGGCATCTTGCTGCCCTTGTACATGAAGCGGGAGAATCGGCAGCGAGAGCAAGGCAAACGAGACTACAGACTAGAGGAAAGCCAAAGGAATGGCCTTTCGGCGGCAGAGCACGAGTTCCGGCTAGGGTGGATGCACCCCGGTTTCCGGTTCAAGGTCTAGGTTGAAAGCCTTGGGGTCTCTGTCTGTCGCCAGCAGTAGAGTGTACGGCAATAAGTTTGAAACAGTTGATAATTGATATAGGATCCTGGTGTAATATAATAACCGCCATCTATCTGTCTATCTTCATTCTCCTAATAGCTGAGCTTGTCTTGCTGCAATTACACGGTTACTGTCTCGGTtgaggcggcgaaggcgaaggaaCACCTCTGCCGCTTGAAATACAGAAACCCAGAGTATCTCATCTGGCTTCGTTCTACTATAAGACATCAAACCCTTTGTTCACCACCTTCAAGGTCGCATCGAGAATTCCCAACCTTCGGTCTGACATGTGTACAACCACTTGGTGAGTGAGCCAAGCATGTGTCCCAGGACGAGGTACGTACCGTGTCTCTAAACGCCGAATATGTACTTTTATCTCCGGGAGCCCAAGTGACGCTAAATTGGATCAACAAGCGCATTCATTATTCCCAGGGTGGATCCTCAGTCATTCAACATTCATTCAACCAacctctcactctcactctcacctcACTCTCaatctcactctcaccccTATTATCCTcaagcccccctcccccccttcgacTCAAAACTTCAGACGACATCGAGACCCCTCCGGGCACTGCAGAGCCGATCAAACCCGTGCAGGGCCGTGCTGGTGTTGCAAAGAAAGGAAGGCCCTTCCGCACCTATCACCAAAGCGCTGCAGATACGCAAACATGCCCGGACACGGCCTCCTGTTCTTCATCCCCGGCAACCCAGGGCTCGTCGACTACTACaccgacttcttcgacgCGCTCAAGGCCCGCATCGGCTGGGCCGACGGCCACATCCACGTCCACGGCCGCGATCTCTTTGGCTTCCGCGACGACAGCCACGAGCCCTTCACCAAGGACAACCCGCCGTACGACGTCGAGCGCCAGATCgagctcgtcttcgaccACCTGGCGTCTCTGAGGCGGACCGACTCGTCGCGGAACGCCCccggcaagaagggcgagcCGTATGACTTCGTCGTGCTGGCGGGCCACTCGGTGGGCAGCTACATCGCCCTCGAGATCTTTCACCGCCACATCAAGGACCCGTCGCGCGCGCCTCATCTCCGGCTGCAGGCCGGCATGCTCCTCTTCCCGACCGTCACGCACATGGCCCAGTCGCCGAGCGGGAAGCGACTCGAGCTCATCCGCACCACGCCGTTTCTCGACAACACGGCGCACGTCATCGCCCAGCGGTTTCTAGACCTGTGTCCGACGGGGGTGCTCCGCTggttcgtcggcgccgtacTCGGGTTCGgtgccaaggccgccgacgtcaCGACCAGGTTCCTCAAGAGCAGAGACGGCGTGTGGCAGGCCATCCACATGGGTAAAGATGAGATGAAGGTCATCATCGAGGAAAAATGGGACAAGGAGCTCTGGGAGgtcgaagaggaagatgtgGCGGTCGGCGGCAGTAGCAGCGGCAGGAGGGCAgcagcggccgccgcgccgaggttctttttctttttcggaAAAAAGGACCACTGGGTTGGCGACCATTTCAGGGATCACTTCATCAGAGCCCGAGAGAAGCACATCGAGAACGGATGGGCACgtgtcgagatcgacgagaTCGGGCTTCCCCACGCCTTCTGCACAACCGAGAAGAACAGTGAAGTCGTTGCCGTCAAGGTGGCAGACTGGCTCAAGGAGATTTGGGACGGCATGGTGGCACAGTCAGCGGCATCATCATGACACctcggggggagggggggggctaTCGAGTCATCGAGTCTTTCTTGAGCGGTACAACAGGCAGTTCGGCAGTTTCGTGTAAACAACGTATTAGACAATAGATAAATAATATGATatttctcttcttcaaccaGATCTGAAACGCTTGTGGTCTTGTACACAGGAAAAGAGAATAatagagaagaaaaaagatgAAACAGCATCGATCCGGGCTGGAATTCCCCTCGAGATCCGCTGCAAAAAGGGCATCCCCTCACACGCCTGCGGCAGTCCGTGTAAGTTTGCCTCAACGCAATGACGCTACACCAACTTGAGGGCATTTGAGATCTTTGAAGAGAATCTCCCCATTTCACACCGTGGCCTGAACCAGTTCTGTTGAAGAGCCTAGTTCGGCATTGGCCTCCCGATTTGCATGCTCTGAACGCTGTCCCTCTGTGGCATAGTTAGCAACAAGTCAGGGCTTTTCCATGGGATTCTCGCTTTCAAACTCACCTCTGTCGACGTCttgtttcttctctttctcatcAGGCCGTAGATAAACGCCCCCATTGCCAGTAATGACACGCCAGCTATGAAAAACGTGAGCAAGGTTTCCTTCAACAGGGTTCGGACGTGAGTGAGCTTACCAACACCACCGAAAACACCCAACAACACGACGGCAGTAGGCGTGCCGGCCGCGCCTTTGGGTGCGCttgatgccgatgctgatgctgagGACATGGAAGTAACCGACACCGGAGGCGGTACTGGTATCGGACCCGATCCCATGAGGGGCGTCGTTATACCGCttactggaggaggaggcggcggcggcatcactGGAGGcgggggtggcggcggaggagccgTAGTCTtgggaggtggtggaggcggagATGGCTGTGATAtctttggcggcgacgacgacaccggAGGCGTAgcagaagggggaggaggaggaggagcaggagcaggaacAGGGGCGTTGCCCGGCGGTGCTCTCGGGGTCGCCGTGACCGTGATTGTCGTCGGGATCATGATCATGACCGTCTGCGTCACGGGTGGGGGCGTCACCGTCACGAAGATGGTGACGGTCGGCACATTGGCGTTGTTGTTCGGCGGCACACTCCCGGTGGACGCAATCGGTGCTGGCACGGGTGTTGCTTGAGGCTGTCCGCTGAGGAGACCCAGGACGGAGAGGAGTTGGTTGGGGTCCAGAGGAAGCGCATTTCCGTTGAGTCCAGCAACTTGCctcgcgccggcggcgacggcttcAGCGTTGGCCGACTCGGCATCCTTTACTTGTCGATTTACTCCCTCTggcctctctccctcgcggTCAACGA from the Colletotrichum destructivum chromosome 10, complete sequence genome contains:
- a CDS encoding Putative major facilitator superfamily, MFS transporter superfamily → MSQTATETRSVAHHQHASFGPEAYELGRLSSSHGRPLGDISPKRDGLEEHQASDVPDDSPPPHAHGTLERWNSPKGNVGRLGFAFFSFIIAGMNDAAVGALIPYLETYYDLSYTIVSLIFLTPFAGYSVAAFTNARIHQKFGQRGVAIMAPLCHIITYVVLALHPPYPVLVVANAISGFGNGLTDACFCAWIGAMDKANTIQGFLHSSYSVGALISPLIATSMVVTAQLPWYNYYYVMVGAAVLELVGLVITFWPKTGAVYRAEHAHENDGQGGAGTRAALKSKVTWLCSLFFFAYMGVEVGLGGWIVTFMLRVRKASAYASGVSATGFWAGQALGRACLGFVTERFGERLCISIYLVICIALQLLFWLVPQFVVSAIAVAFLGFFLGPLFPGAVMMTAKLLPKHIHVSAIGFAMAIGGTGGTVFPFIIGAIATSRGVSVLQPIVLSLIAVVVIVWLCFPRIQKKD
- a CDS encoding Putative lipid droplet-associated hydrolase, alpha/Beta hydrolase, which codes for MPGHGLLFFIPGNPGLVDYYTDFFDALKARIGWADGHIHVHGRDLFGFRDDSHEPFTKDNPPYDVERQIELVFDHLASLRRTDSSRNAPGKKGEPYDFVVLAGHSVGSYIALEIFHRHIKDPSRAPHLRLQAGMLLFPTVTHMAQSPSGKRLELIRTTPFLDNTAHVIAQRFLDLCPTGVLRWFVGAVLGFGAKAADVTTRFLKSRDGVWQAIHMGKDEMKVIIEEKWDKELWEVEEEDVAVGGSSSGRRAAAAAAPRFFFFFGKKDHWVGDHFRDHFIRAREKHIENGWARVEIDEIGLPHAFCTTEKNSEVVAVKVADWLKEIWDGMVAQSAASS
- a CDS encoding Putative major facilitator superfamily, MFS transporter superfamily, producing MFGPLESNGAGHAPSVDVKSFVREADTGDATADKPFAEKHKDGTDNTASDINTTDSFDVGRPQSDGKIRASLVRKFDRRLVPAMFLAHLLFFLDKSNIALARINGLERDLGLSGNQFNTALAMFFLLNVLFNIPGNLALRRVGGAIWLPSLITAWGLVTTFSGFITSFAGLCVTRALLGLTESSFLGGVLIYLGFFYTADELILRVGLFYSSTALAGFLGGLMAAGFGQIKVSGYMGWPWIFFIEGILTVVLGLGLLFVLPHTPAVARFLTPSERELAIRRMQAQDQWHYLDTPRPVDVDPEAVGGVRAGEEAFVNKDSLTWVTVKRAIFNGITMAMAIGAFFSIQAIYSFAMFLPTIIATMGYKSLKASLMTAPPNLAALVFTISISLWSRRSGKTALPLNVCSITGILGYTLLIIGAKAGPRPLFLDADVQYAGTFLVAMSVNATPPLALTWMSINASPHYVRAIALGFLLSIGNAASFLASFTYIKTEAPGYLKGHSINLGCLAGLLLVGILLPLYMKRENRQREQGKRDYRLEESQRNGLSAAEHEFRLGWMHPGFRFKV